A stretch of Malus sylvestris chromosome 11, drMalSylv7.2, whole genome shotgun sequence DNA encodes these proteins:
- the LOC126589877 gene encoding nudix hydrolase 26, chloroplastic-like codes for MDICSRFGLLNSALHLPPLSILSRPPYLFPSFPTCPPKLAKFSHLPLLRRNPIIYTRTTLLCTSSQSSSSTAMEAPPQGYRRNVGICLINDSKKIFAASRLDIPSAWQMPQGGIDEAEDPRSAAVRELREETGVKSAEILAQAPYWLTYDFPPEVREKLRHQWGSDWKGQAQKWFLLKFTGKDDEINLLGDGSEKPEFGEWSWMSPEQVVDHAVDFKKPVYKEVLASFAPYLQ; via the exons ATGGATATATGCAGCCGATTCGGATTGCTTAATTCTGCACTCCATCTTCCCCCTCTATCGATTCTCAGCAGGCCTCCTTATCTATTTCCATCCTTCCCAACTTGCCCTCCTAAACTCGCTAAATTTTCGCATCTGCCACTCCTCCGCCGGAACCCCATTATTTATACCAGAACCACACTCCTGTGTACCTCTTCccaatcttcttcttcaacgGCAATGGAAGCGCCTCCCCAAGGTTATAGAAGGAACGTCGGCATCTGCCTCATCAATGATTCGAAAAAG ATTTTTGCTGCTTCGAGGTTGGATATTCCCAGTGCGTGGCAAATGCCGCAG GGCGGTATTGATGAGGCTGAAGATCCAAGAAGTGCAGCCGTCAGGGAATTGAGAGAAGAGACAGGAGTTAAATCAGCAGAAATTCTTGCACAG GCACCTTATTGGTTAACTTATGATTTCCCACCAGAAGTTAGGGAAAAACTCCGGCATCAGTGGGGATCAGATTGGAAAGGCCAAGCACAGAAATG GTTTCTTCTTAAGTTCACCGGGAAGGATGACGAAATCAATCTTTTAGGTGATGGAAGTGAAAAACCTGAGTTTGGGGAGTGGTCATGGATGTCACCTGAACAAGTAGTTGATCAC GCTGTGGACTTTAAGAAGCCTGTTTAcaaggaagttcttgcatcttTTGCACCCTATCTTCAATAG
- the LOC126589876 gene encoding ABC transporter G family member 23, with protein MAAVCFHQPRPSINADDSVILFSTSNSAEESTSPSSSSFYNSSPPPHHSHNPTYKLTVHKLSYTFHPKSGILPDSICQLVEQKPKPVSVLNSVSFAATSSEILAVVGPSGTGKSTLLRIISGRVKDKDFDPKCVSINDRKISSPAQLRKICGFVTQEDNLLPLLTVKETLMFTAKFRLKGIDAKEREERVERLMQELGLVHVADSFVGDEENRGISGGERKRVSIGVDMIHDPPILLLDEPTSGLDSTSALQVIEMLSSMAKSKQRTVVLSIHQPSYRILYHISSFLILSLGSVVHNGSIELLEERIEQLGMQIPLQLNAIEFSMEIIQKLGDSYSRTDQISETENKEAYSYSSWREEEIAGADQPDSRKIGIAYFLNLYEILILCSRFWKIIYRTKQLFLARTMQAVVGGFGLASVYLKLRKDEEGVTERLGLFAFSLSFLLSSTVEALPIYLQERRVLMKEASRGAYRISSYMIANTIVFLPFLFAVALLFAVPVYWLVGLNPSVAAFAFFTFVVWLIVLMASSLVLFLSAVSPDFISGNSLICTVLGAFFLFSGYFIPKESIPKYWLFMYYVSLYRYPLDTLLTNEYWSVRSECFSWHPQDLSHSNCLLTGNDVLKSRGLDKDTRWINVGVMFGFFLLYRVLCWIILSRRASKTRI; from the coding sequence ATGGCTGCCGTTTGCTTTCATCAACCACGGCCAAGCATCAACGCCGACGACTCGGTGATACTCTTTTCGACCTCAAACTCCGCTGAAGAATCCACCAgcccttcctcctcttctttctACAACTCATCACCTCCCCCTCACCATTCCCATAACCCTACTTACAAACTCACTGTCCATAAACTTTCCTACACCTTCCACCCTAAGTCGGGTATTCTACCGGATTCTATTTGCCAATTGGTGGAGCAAAAGCCGAAGCCAGTCAGCGTACTCAACTCGGTCTCTTTTGCTGCCACAAGTTCTGAAATTCTTGCCGTTGTTGGCCCAAGTGGTACTGGAAAATCTACCCTTCTTCGAATAATATCGGGGAGGGTCAAAGACAAAGATTTTGATCCGAAATGCGTTTCAATCAACGATCGCAAAATATCTAGTCCTGCTCAGTTGCGAAAGATATGTGGATTCGTTACGCAAGAAGATAATTTGCTTCCTTTGCTCACTGTGAAGGAAACTTTGATGTTTACTGCAAAGTTTAGGCTCAAAGGTATTGATGCaaaagagagggaagagagggTGGAGAGGTTAATGCAAGAACTCGGTCTTGTGCATGTCGCTGATAGTTTCGTTGGAGACGAAGAGAACAGAGGGATATCTGGTGGAGAGAGGAAAAGGGTATCAATTGGTGTTGATATGATTCATGACCCTCCAATTTTACTCCTCGATGAACCGACTTCTGGCCTAGACAGCACCTCGGCACTTCAGGTGATTGAGATGCTGTCTTCAATGGCAAAATCGAAGCAAAGAACTGTGGTTTTGTCAATACACCAACCCAGCTATAGAATTCTCTATCACATCTCTAGCTTTTTGATCCTCTCTCTCGGTTCTGTTGTCCATAACGGTAGCATTGAGTTACTCGAAGAAAGGATAGAACAATTGGGAATGCAGATTCCGTTGCAACTAAATGCAATAGAATTTTCCATGGAAATAATACAGAAACTGGGAGATTCGTATTCGAGAACTGATCAGATATCTGAGACAGAGAACAAAGAAGCATACTCCTACTCCTCATGGCGAGAAGAAGAAATTGCTGGCGCAGATCAACCTGACAGCAGAAAAATTGGTATtgcatattttttaaatttgtatgaAATTCTGATTTTGTGCTCAAGATTTTGGAAGATCATTTACAGAACGAAGCAGCTGTTCTTGGCTCGAACAATGCAAGCTGTTGTGGGAGGATTTGGGTTGGCAAGCGTATACTTGAAACTGAGGAAGGACGAAGAAGGAGTAACAGAGCGGTTAGGTCTCTTTGCCTTCAGCCTCAGCTTTCTCCTGTCTTCTACAGTTGAGGCACTACCAATATACCTTCAAGAGCGGCGAGTTTTAATGAAGGAAGCCTCGAGAGGAGCCTACAGAATATCATCTTACATGATTGCCAATACCATTGTCTTCCTACCCTTCTTGTTTGCAGTGGCTCTTCTCTTTGCCGTTCCTGTGTATTGGCTAGTAGGACTCAATCCTTCCGTTGCGGCCTTTGCTTTTTTCACTTTTGTGGTTTGGCTCATCGTGCTGATGGCTAGTTCTCTGGTGCTCTTTCTGAGTGCAGTCTCCCCTGACTTCATATCAGGAAATTCTCTTATCTGCACGGTCCTTGGAGCCTTCTTTCTCTTCTCCGGGTACTTCATTCCGAAAGAGAGCATACCGAAATACTGGCTCTTCATGTACTATGTTTCCCTTTATAGGTATCCGTTAGACACTTTGCTGACAAACGAGTACTGGAGCGTTAGAAGTGAGTGCTTCTCTTGGCATCCTCAGGATCTCAGTCATTCAAACTGTTTGCTCACTGGGAATGATGTGTTGAAGAGTAGGGGACTGGACAAGGACACCAGGTGGATCAATGTGGGCGTCATGTTCGGCTTCTTTTTACTCTACCGTGTTCTTTGTTGGATAATACTATCTCGAAGGGCTTCGAAAACAAGAATCTAA